AGGGTCTCTTTGAAACACAAGAttttaggaaaaaaaaacatgaatAGAAAAACGGTACAAATAGAATACCCTGACATCTTGAACCCCTATGGATTGACAAAACACGGAAATGCAAGATGAGAAGGTTTGGATGGAGCATAGGAAAAACATACGAATTCCATGAGAGAGAGTGCAATGGAATTTTTCCATGaggttcaggccttgtttagttttaaaaaaaaattcaaggttTTCCGTGACATCGATggttgcgacacatgcatggaatattaaatatagaaaaaaataactaattacacagtttacctgtaatctgcgagacgaatcttttgagcctaattagtctatggttaaacaataattaccaaatacgaacgaaagtgatacagtatccaaaactaaaaaaaatcgccaactaaacaatgcctcaatcccttgggccttgtttagtttcgaaaactgaaaagttttcgaaactatatcacttcgtttttatttgacaaacattatctaattatagagtaactggcttaaaaaattcattcgatgtgacagggaatcttgaaaagattttggtttttggggtgaactaaacaaggccttggtaaaATTCCTCCAAAGTTCCTATGAAACAAGCCGTTCTATAAGAATTTTTGTAGGACCTAAATCCTTTATTCCAAAAGGGTTCAGAGAAAATTTTCCTAGATTCTAATCCGCTAGAATTTCTCTATTTCTCCTTTGTTCCGAAGAAGACCTTTTATGGCATATTAGAATTCTAAAATTCTGAATTATCAGAATCTCATGGCATCAATCGAGCGAACAGCTTCTAAAAAAGAACGAGCGAACACTTCAAATTGTGCACAAAGTTAAGCTCTTATTTTGGGAACTTTTTTCCAGACAAAATAAAAAGATGTTCAAATCTGCATGCGATTCCAATTGGACCGATAACTAAAATCCAATGATAAACAAAACTCATAAAACCTCAAAAAGCAATGTGGGCCCCTTGTTGCAATCTTTTGAAATTTTAGATGTTTGAATTTGGTATAAATTTGGATTACTTTGCGCATATTCTTATCTCGAGCTGATTATAAACTTTCCCACGTTCGAATTCTAGTGAACATGTTTAAATTCTCGAAACAAGGGTGTTACGGTTATGTCATTCATGACACTTTGGTCTTTGAGCCTATTCTCTTGTCCAAAAAATCATGTCTGAAAGTACTatttgctgatttgttgtgagagaaaaacactactaaattattgattttttttgtgagaaaaacactgctgaattattgatttgttgtgagagaaaatcaCTGGTCTAGCAGATTCGTCAAACAACCTCAAGCGAACAAGCTCTTCTTCTCACATGAAAAAAGAAATTTTCCAAAGAAATTACACTCAGACAAAGCCATAGTGGGCCATCCGCTGCATGGTTATTCTCGGCAGCCCGATGTCCATTGGATGAAACTTTCAGCCCCATTATGAAGCCCTCTACCATTCAGTATCGCCCGAGGAATACTGAAAAAGGTGTTTCACCTTGTGAAGGCCTTGCTAGAAGTGCGAGGATTAATTTCCATGTATAGCTGCATAAATGGAATGTTATCGTTACATAGATGGATAATCTGACAGATCCTCATTTGCCAATTTGTCCAACCAATTTTTGGCCCGGCCCGTGCAATTTGGTACTGGCACCCATTTAGCCGTGATTAGCCGTAGGCCTGGATATCGAGCCAGCTCGGCTCGTTAGTATTCTAGTTCGGCTCGACTCGTTACACTAACGAGCTAGAACAGCAGCTCGGCTCGGCTCGCTAAGTAGCTTGAGCAGCTCGTTTTGGCTCGTGAACCAAACATCAAAAACACATTACAGCAAGATGCAACTGAGCAACAAGCCAAGAAACAAAATAAACGATCCACAATTTAACTGGTAGACAAGAAACAAGCCAAGAATATATCAAACCATCCATTGATCCACAATTTGTAAAGTTTAAAGGCAGCCCACTGCGCACCACAAGTCCAAGACCATTACATAATTTATCATCCATACAAAATTCATCAAAGATTGGGCTGGACCAAGGTCACCACATGGAGCATGGGATGCACGACCATATGGCCATATGGGCCAAGCTAATTTGAGTTTTGGCTTGTGAATTTACTAGCTCATACGAGCTAACGAGCTGCTCGCGAGCTAGCTCGAGCTGGCTCGTTATAAAACGAGCTAGCTCATTATAAAACAAGCTGGCTTGTTAAGAAACGAGTCGAGCTCGAGCCGAGCCATTAACAAGCGAGTCGAGCGAGCTACCGAGTTTCGAGTTTTTCGTCCAGGCTTAATTAACCGTGACAAATGCATTGGGTCTCCCACAGTTGTCCAGCAAGCCAAATCCTCAGCCGACCACTGATACTTTGACTGACATTGAATAAATTTAACAACATGTGGGTCCTCTATGTCATGCTCACTGTTTTCAGAAACAATATGTCATAATGCAGTCAAAGACCATCTTTTAGCTCTAGTTTGGGCGTTTGGCTATGGCTAGTAACACAACTTTGGCTTGGTCACAAACCAAACACTACTTTGTAGCCCCCCATTTGGCCGATGGCCAATATTTGGTTAGGCATGTTGACCTCTGAAACCCCAAATAAGACTCTTTGGGCAGAGCACTATTGTGAATTGTGATGTGTATGCAAGAATATGTAGCATTTTCCAGATCAAATTTGGACTGATCACACGCAGAGAACCACTAGATATGCTATGAGAAGTACTTCGAGTACGTTCCTGTCAATTTTGTGGTCAAAACTAAAACTTTTGCTCAGTAAAAATTTATTTGTAGAGGGTATTTTTATTTAAAGTGAGGtctaaacagaaaaaaaaaacagttacCTCAATTATGTCTTCTACAAAATATTTGTACCGTTTCACCTCACATTTTTTTCATTGAGATTCCTAACTCTATAAATCTATGTCAAAAGCAGTAGGATGGCATATATGTTGTATGTAAAATATTTGCTAAGGTCGCTCAAGAAAATCACACTAGCTGTAAAAGAAAAATCCACATACAAGATCAAAGTGGTCTATTAACATTAAGGTGAAGAAAGGGCAAGCACTTCTGAACAGGTCAGATCCATTCCCTTGGATTTATGCACGTGTCAAGAAGTTTCCACTCTTCACTCCCTACTTCTGGTTTCTGTAAACAAATAGCATATTAGAAACTTGCCCAAATTTAAGGCACAACAGAATGGAAatggtaaaaaaaaaatataacaacTTCCTCCATTCAAATGATTCGCCATAATACAGTATAATTAAATACTAAATTGCAACTGCGTATTTCGAAACTATCCATTCTTTCATCAATATTCTACAGCCTTAGAACAGCAAGAACCAAATTCAAACCAGAACATGTGTTTCAGAACGATCAAAAAATTACTTTGTTTCATTGTTCTAGTGCCTTAGAACAGCAAGAACCAGACATCTTAGCAATTGTGGGTGAGTAAGATAGCTTCTCAGCTTACATGATCATACTCCCACCGTGCGGTAAGAGGAAGAGAAACAAGGATACTCTCAATCCGCCCCCCAGTCTTCAGCCCAAATGTGGTTCCTCGATCATAAACCTTCATGAAAAGCAAGTGTAAGAGGCACAGAAGAGTTGAAAACACCAAGAATAAAATCCTCTGAATGTAAAGGCACTCACAAGGTTAAATTCCACATAGCGACCTCTACGTAGCTGTTGCCATGCTTTGTGCTCCTCAGTAAACAGAGTGTCTTTGCGACGTTCTATGATGGGTATATATGCAGGAAGAACTGAGTCTGCGCAATCTGCAGAGATGAAAGAAAGGCAACTCAACAGACGCAATAGAAGTGATGATTGCCATGCACTCAAGTGATGAATTTAAATCAAGATCCCCTTTAATCAACAATACTACAAGAGATGGTATGAGTTATGACACCTGTGGCAAAGCGAAGAAGTGTTTCTTGATCATAGTCATTAAGATCGTCAAAAAATATTCCTCCCACCCCACGTCGCTCACCACGATGCTGCAGTCAAAGACAAATAATCATCTCCATGACTTGTTCTGGCGAATAGATATACATGACAACGATTGGCCAATGTTCAATAAGAAGACCAAGCATAATAGCATTTTTTTCAGATGACTGAATCAAATCAACCATGAGATCTGCCATGTGTTaaaaaagtgaaaaaaaaaacacaagaaTCAGTAGCATCAAATAAACAGCTGGACAAACTAACCTTGATATAAAAATAGTCATCACACCACTTTTTGAATCTAGGGTAAAAGCTAGGATCATAGCTATCACACACTTGTTTCTGAACCTGAAAGGATCCAAtaaagcacaagtgagttatgcACCAAACATACAGCAACTTAACAAACGTCAACACAACTTTGCACAAGCTGATTTTGGCCAAATTAAAGCATAGACATAGCtggatctatatttatgttctaAACAAGTGGAGAAGAAGGTCTTGACATACAGAATGGAAGTGCTTGATATCCTCTTCAATGATATACGAAGGCGTCAGGTCAGTACCACCTCCAAACCACCACTGCCTAGGTGCACCAGGAGCATCTGCAAAGAATGGTGCATCATCCACAATAGTATACGATATTGCGCTTAAGTTCAGGAAATGTAACAATTTGGTTCATTCCAATTGTCATCACATGTAGTACCTTTAGGTGCCTCTGTTTCGAAATACCGGTAGTTGAAATGCATTGTTGGAGCAAACGGGTTTACTGGATGGATGACCTGACAAGCAAAACAAGAACCTAGTACTGAATTCCAAAAGACAAATCGCACATTTGTTTTCTCCAAATTTTTCCAAAGTATAAGAAATTTTCTTAACTTGGATGGTGCTGTACTGAATTTCTGAACATTTCAAAGATAACATGGGTGACACGGCAAATTGCTGGAAAACGCAAGCTTTGAACACCGCTATCGGTTTGAGATAATGCTGCGAGCAGGAATCTTACTTACCGAGCTGATACCAGCCGCAAAGAAGGGCACTGGCCCCGCCTTGTCccctccagccgccgccgccgcggcggcttCAGGTCTCGCCGCGCGGTATGCCTCTGGAGGCATAACTCCATAGACCACAGAGACATTCACTGCAGCTTTCTCGAACACACGGCCGCCCTGGAGGACACGGCTaataccgccgccgccgccaggacgTGTCCAAGCGTCCTCCCGAAATAgcgcgcctccgccgccgccgttgcttGTGCCGCTGCCCTCGACCGCCTCGAGCTCCGCGCAGACATCCGCCTGCACGCGCCGGATCATGCGCTCGAACCTAGCGCGCGCTGACTCAGGGGACGCCCCCTCCTCACCCCGGAGGAAGGTTGCCGGCGCCGCAGGCTCCGACGTTCCCCCCTCCATGAAAGCGGTACCGAGGAGAGTTATCTATTCCAGGATTTATTCTTATCCAGTCATCATCAACATTAAAACAGGACATTATATTTCTTACAGTAAAGAGCAACTACAGCCCAAATCTCTAAATTAAGcccttaaatttttatttacatgctatgataaaaaaaagtAGAGGCTCAAATTAAGACCCAATTCCAACCcacacctcctaaacaagtaggATAGGGGTTCTTAGATGTGAGGGACTGAAACTAAATATAATTTAGGAGGGCATAGAAAATGGAAGCCTAAGTAGGAGGTGGGTTagagttgatttttttttatcaaatcCCTATATTTACAATAGGGACTTGTTTAGAAGGTGGGTTGATACCAGAACGAATAATTAAATTGAACTAAATCACTACACAAGGGTAGTTCATTTTATTTTAGAGTTAAAACAAATGAACTTGCATAAGCAAAGCTGTGATTCTGAAACACCAACCTACAGCAAGTCATATAAACAGTAGTTAATACATTGAGCCTGTTCGCTGTTTTAAAAAGTCAtgattaaaaatattattcgcTAATAGAAACAGTAaggcttataagacaagcgtAGATCACCATATAACTGTTTTTTAATCCTCAAAGATTTTATTAAGTTGAAGATGTTTGAGGATTGTATTAAGCACATGGCCCATGTGAAGATCACCATTAGAGTAAGTATAATAGTAAACTATAGTTGATTAAATGCTAAAGtgaaagagagagaggagaagtagACTGGTTGAGCCACACCAACTAAAAACGTTGTGTTACAAAATATCTCAACTGAAGTGATCTCATCCGATTCCtcgaattaggccttgtttagatccaaaaactttttggattttgacactgtcgtttttatttgacaaacattgtccaattatgaagtaactaggcttaaaaacttcgtctcgtgatttacagataaactgtacaattagttatttttttatctatatttaatattctatatatgtggcgtaagattcgatgtaatggagAATTtcataaagttttgggttttcttCGATCCTATCTCCATGACCTCAACGACTCCGTACGTGTGATTGTGTGAAGACTTCCTGTGAAGACCGCGAGTTTCCTCCACGACCTGAAGGTGGCTCGTGGTTGTCTGCGCGGGGAGAGTTTCCCTTCCCTGATTTTGATTTTGTGTATATATATCCTTATGATCAATGAAATATACAACCGAGTTCATTTTACATTTGCTCTCTTTGTTCCTCACAATTACACACAATATATTGTAACAAAGATAAGTGAGTCATATATTAATAGTAAAGAGCTAACTATTATATAGGTAGACTAAATAAAGGCTATAAAAAATCTTACAGCTAGCAAGTCAGCTGTATTATTAGCTTTGCTTCTAGTCCCTAGTATATGTGGAGAACAAATGCGGTCTAATCAATCATTCAAACAGAACAAGCAACTAAGATCTTGTTTAGAtacgaaaagtttttagattttgacactatagcactttcgtttttatttgacaaacattgtctaattatgaagtaactagacttaaaagattcatctcgcgatttacaaacaaactgtgcaattagtttttgttttcgtctatatttaatacaacATGCATGTGCcggaagattcgatgtgacgaaaaatcttgaaaagtttttggggtgaactaaacaaggcctaaatcagaTTGACAGATATTAAATATTTCAGGTATATACTTGAAGATATCAACTCGCCCAAGTGTTCCTTCACCCTTTACAGAACCTGATACTTGATTAAACTAGATGGAAGCAGGACTGATTGCCAGAGCAGAGCTCAAACCGTCAAATATCAACAACTGCTtcgctttttcttttttctttttttttatctgaAACAAGTCAGATCAAGTATACGGGGATGAAGGTGCTTGCTTAAACTAGATGCTCCTAATCATGGTCTGGCAACCTCTTGTAGAAATACTATTAGTTTCGCTGCTTCTAGGGTGCACCTTGCAATCTTATCTAGCTTCTGTGAACTGTTTGAATTTGTCTATACCACTATTTTTATTGTTTCTATTTGAAGTTTCTGCTTCAGTTTCAAAGAAGCCAATTGACAAGATCATATGTCTGTACATTAGCACCACAAAGCCAATAATGGTGGTCAATTGCCAGATTGAACACTGGAATGGATCCAAGAGAAACAAGGACGAGCATCGATCATTTACAAAATGAGGCCAATTGCCATCAACATCCCCTTACATAGTGCAGGTTGCTGAACCGTGCAAGTGGTAAAGCCCAAGAAGTACACAAATTAGCCATTGGTAGATACTGGGTTATGTAAACAATTATACATCAGCTAACTTTCTGCCACCCAAAAGGTTCAACACACCCAGCAATTTCCAGATGTGAGCTTGTCCAAGGCACCCACCTCCATAACTGAGTAAAGGTGGAAAAAAAGGAAACCTGTTAACATCATAACAGTCATTCATCATTCTGTAAATTGTGCAATATTCACTAATACAAAGTAGTCAGAAGTCAAACAAGGAGAGTCACTTACAATGGAAGTACAGTGTAGTTATAAAAAACACCTCTTTTGGTTCAATTGTGGACTTCTCAAATTATGAATAGGCAGTCATTGTGCCAAGTTATTAGTGTTTCCAACAACAGCTAAGGCAATATGCCTTCCGATAAAAACTAAACAAACCAGCTATCTTGCTAAAATTACAGGAAAAAGTAACTTTTTACAAAAGAGAAAGGACAGAAATAAACCTGTGTAAAAGGTGGAGCACAGAGTTCAGAAATGAAATTGTGTAAAAGGTGGATCACAGAGTTCAAATACCGATGAAATGTATCTGGAAAGGAAAGAGGCAATGGGTAGGAAGAATCTGATTGTACAGTAAATAAATCGACAAGTTTCAAAGAGTCAACAGACCATCTAGAGCTCAGTTCATGCACTGTTTACATTCCTATTAGGCATTGATCAAATAGCTTGGACAAAAGGAATCCATCCACCCAAAATATATTGTTTTttgttctagaaaaaaatatattggtTTTGTAATGTGTTTATTTTGAGAGATCAAGATAATCTCACTAAAGTAGCATAGCATTTTCACAGTTGATGGTGGTGAGATTATATGCATTGAAGTTTGTTGATCAAAAGCTAAAAGTCCAAACCCAATGTGGAAATGGGAGAATTTGACAAACAATAGAAAGCATaaaacactcattcaaccatTTCAAACAATGAAGGTCAAATTTTACCTGTGCTCCAATCACCACGTTACAAGCTACTAGTTTCATCAATCCTCATTTTCATAGTAAGAACTTGCTCTAATTATGTAGACCTGCTCCATTACCACAACAGAAATTGCTTGGTCAGCATTACAATACTATACAATTAGATCTTAAGAAAGATAGATGGTACTGGAACAACATGTCACTCACCTTGAACTTAGTCCTCTCAATCAGCTGGAAGACCAAGCAATCTCCATCAACCAGCTTGTGCTGGATGGCGAACCCTCTCCATCCACCGCTGAGGCCCTTCTTCATTGCGAGGTAGAGCGTGTTGGACTCGACATCATCCTCATCCACCAGGGTGATCGTCTCGTCGCGCTTGGGCAGGTGCTTCCGGCAGAAACCAGTCGGCAGGCCCTGCAATTTGCAAGTCCACAAAACAAGAATTTACCTCGTGGGGGATGAATAACAATCGAAAACAGCAGGACGTGCCCAactgaagcttccgctactttaccAGCCAGAAGCCCCCGGTGACATGGGACTGGGTCATGGGCTTGATGAACAAGGGGAACCTGGAGTCCAGCTCTTGCTCAAGATCCTCCGCCTTAGAGATGGTGTAGCTCCTCGCCTCGTCGGTCGCGTACACCCGGTTGGCCAGATCCTTTCTTCCGTACGTCCTGCAACTCAACAACGAAGACAAACAAaaccaaaccaaaattaatggtCTACATACAACTCTTGCGTCCTGACTGATTGGCGAGAATGAATGCAAGAGCGTACCTCCTAATCCTCCTCGCGAAAGCAGGAACCTCCTGCACAGACACAGATCAAAGACGAAATCCCTGGATCAGTTCGTTTTCAGAGCCGCGATTTGTTCTAGGAGGAAGCAAGGGGAAAAGATGAAATCTTTCGTGATTTCGATGAGAAATAGAAACCCTTTCACACCAACCTCGCGGTACGCGGGCTTATCGGGGAGGTTGGCGACTCTGCCGGACCGCCGTAGTGGCTGCATCACGGCGTCGGCGGCGTCAAGCGGCACCCGCGCCTTCCGCTTCTTGACCT
This window of the Sorghum bicolor cultivar BTx623 chromosome 7, Sorghum_bicolor_NCBIv3, whole genome shotgun sequence genome carries:
- the LOC8085159 gene encoding oxygen-dependent coproporphyrinogen-III oxidase, chloroplastic, giving the protein MEGGTSEPAAPATFLRGEEGASPESARARFERMIRRVQADVCAELEAVEGSGTSNGGGGGALFREDAWTRPGGGGGISRVLQGGRVFEKAAVNVSVVYGVMPPEAYRAARPEAAAAAAAGGDKAGPVPFFAAGISSVIHPVNPFAPTMHFNYRYFETEAPKDAPGAPRQWWFGGGTDLTPSYIIEEDIKHFHSVQKQVCDSYDPSFYPRFKKWCDDYFYIKHRGERRGVGGIFFDDLNDYDQETLLRFATDCADSVLPAYIPIIERRKDTLFTEEHKAWQQLRRGRYVEFNLVYDRGTTFGLKTGGRIESILVSLPLTARWEYDHKPEVGSEEWKLLDTCINPREWI
- the LOC8085160 gene encoding B3 domain-containing protein Os06g0194400 — its product is MAEATAYEEQRRRQVEANKRKLEELQLHHLSAAVREAAAAAKPSPVKKRKARVPLDAADAVMQPLRRSGRVANLPDKPAYREEVPAFARRIRRTYGRKDLANRVYATDEARSYTISKAEDLEQELDSRFPLFIKPMTQSHVTGGFWLGLPTGFCRKHLPKRDETITLVDEDDVESNTLYLAMKKGLSGGWRGFAIQHKLVDGDCLVFQLIERTKFKVYIIRASSYYENED